In the genome of Ananas comosus cultivar F153 unplaced genomic scaffold, ASM154086v1, whole genome shotgun sequence, one region contains:
- the LOC109706391 gene encoding sodium/hydrogen exchanger 6-like isoform X3, whose translation MVQFPRGVLLPVLVASYHISVRIQLGTETVLFQFWSYYHICYSRNVHCVNCYGYLGGLVFLMYRLPLVECLMFGALISATDPVTVLSIFQELGTDVNLYALVFGESVLNDAMAISLYRTMSSVRSNDSPGQNFFLVVLRFLETFVGSMTSGVGVGFVSALLFKYAGLDVENLHNLESCLFVLFPYFSYMLAEGLGLSGIVSILFTGIIMKHYTFSNLSEKSQNFAAAFFHLLSSLAETFVFIYMGFDIAMEQHSWSHVGFIFFSILFIVVARAANVFSCAYLVNLVRPAHRQIPVQHQKALWYSGLRGAMAFALALQSVHDLPEGHGQTIFTATTAIVVLTVLLIGGSTGTMLEALNVVGDSCNHPLEEKMEGNNGNIELLYDEGTSSGSRLKMKLKEFHESTASFTALDRNYLTPIFTSQNDDHDDEDPADEVPQNSRRSRGFRDHG comes from the exons ATGGTTCAATTTCCACGAGGAGTTCTTCTTCCTGTTCTTGTTGCCTCCTATCATATT TCAGTCAGGATTCAGCTTGGCACCG AAACCGTTCTTTTCCAATTTTGGAGCTATTATCACATTTGCTATTCTCGGAACGTTCATTGCGTCAATTGTTACGG GTACCTAGGAGGTTTGGTGTTTCTCATGTATAGACTACCACTTGTTGAGTGCCTCATGTTCGGTGCTCTTATCTCAGCAACTGATCCTGTCACCGTGTTATCTATATTTCAG GAACTTGGCACTGACGTGAATCTCTATGCCTTGGTTTTTGGAGAGTCTGTTCTAAATGATGCA ATGGCGATTTCCTTATACAG GACCATGTCATCTGTAAGAAGCAATGATTCTCCAGGGCAGAATTTTTTCCTAGTTGTGCTGAGGTTTCTTGAGACATTTGTTGGATCAATGACTTCAG GTGTCGGGGTCGGATTTGTCTCTGCTCTA CTATTTAAGTATGCGGGGCTGGATGTTGAAAA TCTTCACAATTTGGAGAGCTGTCTTTTTGTCCTGTTCCCATACTTCTC gtacatGCTAGCTGAGGGCCTTGGCCTCTCTGGTATAGTTTCGATATTGTTCACTGGCATC ATAATGAAGCACTATACATTTTCAAATTTGTCAGAAAAGTCTCAAAATTTTGCTGCTGCTTTTTTCCACTTGCTGTCATCATTAGCTGAGACCTTTGT ATTCATATACATGGGCTTTGATATCGCCATGGAGCAGCATAGTTGGTCCCatgttgggtttatttttttctcaatt CTTTTCATAGTAGTTGCGAG GGCTGCAAATGTCTTTTCCTGTGCTTACTTGGTGAACTTGGTACGGCCAGCACATCGTCAAATACCTGTGCAGCACCAGAAAGCACTTTGGTATAGTG GACTAAGAGGGGCGATGGCTTTTGCCCTTGCTTTGCAGTCTGTTCACGATCTTCCCGAAGGACATGGTCAGACGATTTTCACTGCCACCACAGCAATTGTGGTTCTAACT GTACTTTTGATTGGCGGTTCTACGGGAACAATGCTTGAAGCTCTAAACGTTGTTGGGGACAGTTGCAATCATCCTTTAGAA GAAAAAATGGAGGGAAACAATGGCAACATTGAGTTACTATATGATGAGGGAACTTCATCCGGAAGCAGGCTAAAGATGAAACTCAAAGAGTTCCACGAAAG CACTGCATCTTTCACAGCATTAGACAGAAACTATCTCACTCCCATTTTTACTTCTCAAAATGACGACCATGATGATGAGGATCCTG CAGATGAAGTGCCCCAAAATTCTAGAAGATCCAGAGGTTTCCGAGATCATGGGTGA
- the LOC109706390 gene encoding aspartyl protease family protein At5g10770-like yields MASALPFFSLILFLFICQFTCITHGEDDEKYIVIPASSLKPGDVCSGPKAIAGTNHTFLVITHRHGPCSSFTNKKKPTWKEILLRDQVRVDYLQNRVSKGNSELQIQNSEISIPTNIGSAIGTNEYIITIGFGTPEVTQTVDIDTGSDLCWIQCNPCPPCYSQNDPLFDPSQSSSYNPISCNSDDCSQLPSIGCSNSQCGYKQVYGDGSYITGVYSYETLTLTPSDVINNFLFGCGHDDEGLFQGTDGLVGLGRGDLSLVSQTSQIYGGTFSYCLPASPTSTGFLQLGAPADTSSLLSTPMLTNAGNPSFYFVGLVAISVGGQQLSIPSTVFSSGGTILDSGTIITRLPPTAYAALRSAFQSYMSMYPSAPAIGILDTCYDFSGYENISIPTVALQFSGDATINLDGSGILTDSGCLAFAANKNAGALNIIGNVQQRTFEVVYNLGSESIGFRRNAC; encoded by the exons ATGGCTTCAGctcttcccttcttctccttgatcttgTTTCTGTTTATATGTCAGTTTACGTGCATAACTCATGGAGAAGATGACGAGAAATATATTGTTATCCCCGCCAGCTCTTTGAAGCCAGGAGATGTCTGTTCAGGGCCCAAAG CAATTGCAGGAACCAATCATACCTTCTTGGTAATTACTCATCGGCATGGTCCCTGTTCTTCCTTCACCAACAAAAAGAAGCCCACTTGGAAAGAAATCCTCCTTAGAGACCAAGTACGAGTTGATTATCTCCAAAACCGAGTTTCAAAAGGAAACAGCGAGCTGCAGATCCAGAACTCAGAGATAAGCATCCCGACCAATATCGGCAGTGCTATCGGTACTAACGAGTACATCATCACGATCGGCTTTGGCACACCAGAGGTAACGCAGACGGTGGATATCGATACTGGAAGCGACTTATGCTGGATCCAATGCAATCCATGCCCACCATGCTACAGTCAGAATGATCCCCTCTTCGATCCGTCACAGTCATCCTCCTATAATCCTATCTCCTGCAACTCCGACGACTGCAGTCAGCTGCCCTCCATTGGCTGTTCAAACTCCCAATGCGGTTATAAACAAGTTTACGGCGACGGCTCGTACATTACAGGGGTCTACAGCTACGAGACACTAACACTGACGCCTTCAGACGTGATCAACAACTTCCTGTTCGGCTGTGGCCACGACGACGAGGGTTTGTTTCAAGGGACTGACGGGCTTGTTGGGCTCGGGAGGGGCGATCTCTCTCTAGTGTCTCAGACATCTCAAATCTACGGCGGAACTTTTTCTTACTGCCTCCCGGCGTCACCGACCTCAACCGGGTTCTTACAACTAGGTGCACCTGCTGACACTTCGAGCCTGTTATCCACGCCAATGCTGACAAATGCGGGCAATCCCAGCTTCTACTTTGTCGGACTTGTCGCCATCAGTGTAGGTGGGCAACAGTTGAGCATACCCTCGACAGTTTTCTCCTCCGGCGGGACTATTTTAGACTCAGGGACAATTATCACGCGCCTCCCACCAACAGCTTATGCGGCACTACGCTCGGCCTTTCAGAGCTACATGTCAATGTACCCGTCAGCACCGGCGATCGGAATTCTCGACACATGCTACGACTTTAGCGGCTATGAGAACATCAGCATTCCGACAGTCGCACTGCAGTTTAGCGGGGATGCCACAATCAACCTTGACGGATCAGGGATTTTGACAGATAGTGGGTGTCTGGCTTTTGCCGCAAATAAGAATGCCGGCGCTCTGAATATCATCGGCAACGTGCAGCAGCGTACTTTCGAAGTAGTCTACAATCTAGGATCAGAGTCGATCGGCTTTCGACGCAATGCTTGTTGA
- the LOC109706391 gene encoding sodium/hydrogen exchanger 6-like isoform X1, whose protein sequence is MRPQGEYCYYITLFEFPHRRGGNTSLEKEPSERKRERERERERGGVGRKSSPEMMEANATVAVAVAAPSIGGSPEVVSPPGKEQQVAGAGILLQISMLVLAFVLGHLLRRHKFYYLPEASASLLIGLLVGALANISNTETSIRGWFNFHEEFFFLFLLPPIIFQSGFSLAPKPFFSNFGAIITFAILGTFIASIVTGILVYLGGLVFLMYRLPLVECLMFGALISATDPVTVLSIFQELGTDVNLYALVFGESVLNDAMAISLYRTMSSVRSNDSPGQNFFLVVLRFLETFVGSMTSGVGVGFVSALLFKYAGLDVENLHNLESCLFVLFPYFSYMLAEGLGLSGIVSILFTGIIMKHYTFSNLSEKSQNFAAAFFHLLSSLAETFVFIYMGFDIAMEQHSWSHVGFIFFSILFIVVARAANVFSCAYLVNLVRPAHRQIPVQHQKALWYSGLRGAMAFALALQSVHDLPEGHGQTIFTATTAIVVLTVLLIGGSTGTMLEALNVVGDSCNHPLEEKMEGNNGNIELLYDEGTSSGSRLKMKLKEFHESTASFTALDRNYLTPIFTSQNDDHDDEDPADEVPQNSRRSRGFRDHG, encoded by the exons atgcgACCTCAAGGGGAATACTGTTATTATATTACCCTGTTCGAATTCCCTCACCGGAGAGGAGGGAACACGTCTCTCGAGAAGGAAcctagtgagagaaagagagagagagagagagagagagagagagggggggtggGGCGGAAGAGTTCGCCGGAGATGATGGAGGCGAACGCgacggtggcggtggcggtggcggcgccgtCGATCGGAGGCTCGCCGGAGGTGGTGTCGCCGCCGGGGAAGGAGCAGCAGGTGGCGGGGGCGGGGATCCTGCTCCAGATCTCGATGTTGGTGCTCGCCTTCGTCCTcggccacctcctccgccgccacaaGTTCTACTACCTCCCCGAGGCGAGCGCTTCCCTCCTCATAG GATTACTTGTTGGAGCGCTTGCGAATATATCAAACACGGAAACCAGTATCAG GGGATGGTTCAATTTCCACGAGGAGTTCTTCTTCCTGTTCTTGTTGCCTCCTATCATATT TCAGTCAGGATTCAGCTTGGCACCG AAACCGTTCTTTTCCAATTTTGGAGCTATTATCACATTTGCTATTCTCGGAACGTTCATTGCGTCAATTGTTACGGGTATTTTAGT GTACCTAGGAGGTTTGGTGTTTCTCATGTATAGACTACCACTTGTTGAGTGCCTCATGTTCGGTGCTCTTATCTCAGCAACTGATCCTGTCACCGTGTTATCTATATTTCAG GAACTTGGCACTGACGTGAATCTCTATGCCTTGGTTTTTGGAGAGTCTGTTCTAAATGATGCA ATGGCGATTTCCTTATACAG GACCATGTCATCTGTAAGAAGCAATGATTCTCCAGGGCAGAATTTTTTCCTAGTTGTGCTGAGGTTTCTTGAGACATTTGTTGGATCAATGACTTCAG GTGTCGGGGTCGGATTTGTCTCTGCTCTA CTATTTAAGTATGCGGGGCTGGATGTTGAAAA TCTTCACAATTTGGAGAGCTGTCTTTTTGTCCTGTTCCCATACTTCTC gtacatGCTAGCTGAGGGCCTTGGCCTCTCTGGTATAGTTTCGATATTGTTCACTGGCATC ATAATGAAGCACTATACATTTTCAAATTTGTCAGAAAAGTCTCAAAATTTTGCTGCTGCTTTTTTCCACTTGCTGTCATCATTAGCTGAGACCTTTGT ATTCATATACATGGGCTTTGATATCGCCATGGAGCAGCATAGTTGGTCCCatgttgggtttatttttttctcaatt CTTTTCATAGTAGTTGCGAG GGCTGCAAATGTCTTTTCCTGTGCTTACTTGGTGAACTTGGTACGGCCAGCACATCGTCAAATACCTGTGCAGCACCAGAAAGCACTTTGGTATAGTG GACTAAGAGGGGCGATGGCTTTTGCCCTTGCTTTGCAGTCTGTTCACGATCTTCCCGAAGGACATGGTCAGACGATTTTCACTGCCACCACAGCAATTGTGGTTCTAACT GTACTTTTGATTGGCGGTTCTACGGGAACAATGCTTGAAGCTCTAAACGTTGTTGGGGACAGTTGCAATCATCCTTTAGAA GAAAAAATGGAGGGAAACAATGGCAACATTGAGTTACTATATGATGAGGGAACTTCATCCGGAAGCAGGCTAAAGATGAAACTCAAAGAGTTCCACGAAAG CACTGCATCTTTCACAGCATTAGACAGAAACTATCTCACTCCCATTTTTACTTCTCAAAATGACGACCATGATGATGAGGATCCTG CAGATGAAGTGCCCCAAAATTCTAGAAGATCCAGAGGTTTCCGAGATCATGGGTGA
- the LOC109706391 gene encoding sodium/hydrogen exchanger 6-like isoform X2 gives MRPQGEYCYYITLFEFPHRRGGNTSLEKEPSERKRERERERERGGVGRKSSPEMMEANATVAVAVAAPSIGGSPEVVSPPGKEQQVAGAGILLQISMLVLAFVLGHLLRRHKFYYLPEASASLLIGLLVGALANISNTETSIRGWFNFHEEFFFLFLLPPIIFQSGFSLAPKPFFSNFGAIITFAILGTFIASIVTGILVYLGGLVFLMYRLPLVECLMFGALISATDPVTVLSIFQELGTDVNLYALVFGESVLNDAMAISLYRTMSSVRSNDSPGQNFFLVVLRFLETFVGSMTSGVGVGFVSALLFKYAGLDVENLHNLESCLFVLFPYFSYMLAEGLGLSGIVSILFTGIIMKHYTFSNLSEKSQNFAAAFFHLLSSLAETFVFIYMGFDIAMEQHSWSHVGFIFFSILFIVVARAANVFSCAYLVNLVRPAHRQIPVQHQKALWYSGLRGAMAFALALQSVHDLPEGHGQTIFTATTAIVVLTVLLIGGSTGTMLEALNVVGDSCNHPLEEKMEGNNGNIELLYDEGTSSGSRLKMKLKEFHESTASFTALDRNYLTPIFTSQNDDHDDEDPDEVPQNSRRSRGFRDHG, from the exons atgcgACCTCAAGGGGAATACTGTTATTATATTACCCTGTTCGAATTCCCTCACCGGAGAGGAGGGAACACGTCTCTCGAGAAGGAAcctagtgagagaaagagagagagagagagagagagagagagagggggggtggGGCGGAAGAGTTCGCCGGAGATGATGGAGGCGAACGCgacggtggcggtggcggtggcggcgccgtCGATCGGAGGCTCGCCGGAGGTGGTGTCGCCGCCGGGGAAGGAGCAGCAGGTGGCGGGGGCGGGGATCCTGCTCCAGATCTCGATGTTGGTGCTCGCCTTCGTCCTcggccacctcctccgccgccacaaGTTCTACTACCTCCCCGAGGCGAGCGCTTCCCTCCTCATAG GATTACTTGTTGGAGCGCTTGCGAATATATCAAACACGGAAACCAGTATCAG GGGATGGTTCAATTTCCACGAGGAGTTCTTCTTCCTGTTCTTGTTGCCTCCTATCATATT TCAGTCAGGATTCAGCTTGGCACCG AAACCGTTCTTTTCCAATTTTGGAGCTATTATCACATTTGCTATTCTCGGAACGTTCATTGCGTCAATTGTTACGGGTATTTTAGT GTACCTAGGAGGTTTGGTGTTTCTCATGTATAGACTACCACTTGTTGAGTGCCTCATGTTCGGTGCTCTTATCTCAGCAACTGATCCTGTCACCGTGTTATCTATATTTCAG GAACTTGGCACTGACGTGAATCTCTATGCCTTGGTTTTTGGAGAGTCTGTTCTAAATGATGCA ATGGCGATTTCCTTATACAG GACCATGTCATCTGTAAGAAGCAATGATTCTCCAGGGCAGAATTTTTTCCTAGTTGTGCTGAGGTTTCTTGAGACATTTGTTGGATCAATGACTTCAG GTGTCGGGGTCGGATTTGTCTCTGCTCTA CTATTTAAGTATGCGGGGCTGGATGTTGAAAA TCTTCACAATTTGGAGAGCTGTCTTTTTGTCCTGTTCCCATACTTCTC gtacatGCTAGCTGAGGGCCTTGGCCTCTCTGGTATAGTTTCGATATTGTTCACTGGCATC ATAATGAAGCACTATACATTTTCAAATTTGTCAGAAAAGTCTCAAAATTTTGCTGCTGCTTTTTTCCACTTGCTGTCATCATTAGCTGAGACCTTTGT ATTCATATACATGGGCTTTGATATCGCCATGGAGCAGCATAGTTGGTCCCatgttgggtttatttttttctcaatt CTTTTCATAGTAGTTGCGAG GGCTGCAAATGTCTTTTCCTGTGCTTACTTGGTGAACTTGGTACGGCCAGCACATCGTCAAATACCTGTGCAGCACCAGAAAGCACTTTGGTATAGTG GACTAAGAGGGGCGATGGCTTTTGCCCTTGCTTTGCAGTCTGTTCACGATCTTCCCGAAGGACATGGTCAGACGATTTTCACTGCCACCACAGCAATTGTGGTTCTAACT GTACTTTTGATTGGCGGTTCTACGGGAACAATGCTTGAAGCTCTAAACGTTGTTGGGGACAGTTGCAATCATCCTTTAGAA GAAAAAATGGAGGGAAACAATGGCAACATTGAGTTACTATATGATGAGGGAACTTCATCCGGAAGCAGGCTAAAGATGAAACTCAAAGAGTTCCACGAAAG CACTGCATCTTTCACAGCATTAGACAGAAACTATCTCACTCCCATTTTTACTTCTCAAAATGACGACCATGATGATGAGGATCCTG ATGAAGTGCCCCAAAATTCTAGAAGATCCAGAGGTTTCCGAGATCATGGGTGA
- the LOC109706391 gene encoding sodium/hydrogen exchanger 6-like isoform X4: MYRLPLVECLMFGALISATDPVTVLSIFQELGTDVNLYALVFGESVLNDAMAISLYRTMSSVRSNDSPGQNFFLVVLRFLETFVGSMTSGVGVGFVSALLFKYAGLDVENLHNLESCLFVLFPYFSYMLAEGLGLSGIVSILFTGIIMKHYTFSNLSEKSQNFAAAFFHLLSSLAETFVFIYMGFDIAMEQHSWSHVGFIFFSILFIVVARAANVFSCAYLVNLVRPAHRQIPVQHQKALWYSGLRGAMAFALALQSVHDLPEGHGQTIFTATTAIVVLTVLLIGGSTGTMLEALNVVGDSCNHPLEEKMEGNNGNIELLYDEGTSSGSRLKMKLKEFHESTASFTALDRNYLTPIFTSQNDDHDDEDPADEVPQNSRRSRGFRDHG, encoded by the exons ATGTATAGACTACCACTTGTTGAGTGCCTCATGTTCGGTGCTCTTATCTCAGCAACTGATCCTGTCACCGTGTTATCTATATTTCAG GAACTTGGCACTGACGTGAATCTCTATGCCTTGGTTTTTGGAGAGTCTGTTCTAAATGATGCA ATGGCGATTTCCTTATACAG GACCATGTCATCTGTAAGAAGCAATGATTCTCCAGGGCAGAATTTTTTCCTAGTTGTGCTGAGGTTTCTTGAGACATTTGTTGGATCAATGACTTCAG GTGTCGGGGTCGGATTTGTCTCTGCTCTA CTATTTAAGTATGCGGGGCTGGATGTTGAAAA TCTTCACAATTTGGAGAGCTGTCTTTTTGTCCTGTTCCCATACTTCTC gtacatGCTAGCTGAGGGCCTTGGCCTCTCTGGTATAGTTTCGATATTGTTCACTGGCATC ATAATGAAGCACTATACATTTTCAAATTTGTCAGAAAAGTCTCAAAATTTTGCTGCTGCTTTTTTCCACTTGCTGTCATCATTAGCTGAGACCTTTGT ATTCATATACATGGGCTTTGATATCGCCATGGAGCAGCATAGTTGGTCCCatgttgggtttatttttttctcaatt CTTTTCATAGTAGTTGCGAG GGCTGCAAATGTCTTTTCCTGTGCTTACTTGGTGAACTTGGTACGGCCAGCACATCGTCAAATACCTGTGCAGCACCAGAAAGCACTTTGGTATAGTG GACTAAGAGGGGCGATGGCTTTTGCCCTTGCTTTGCAGTCTGTTCACGATCTTCCCGAAGGACATGGTCAGACGATTTTCACTGCCACCACAGCAATTGTGGTTCTAACT GTACTTTTGATTGGCGGTTCTACGGGAACAATGCTTGAAGCTCTAAACGTTGTTGGGGACAGTTGCAATCATCCTTTAGAA GAAAAAATGGAGGGAAACAATGGCAACATTGAGTTACTATATGATGAGGGAACTTCATCCGGAAGCAGGCTAAAGATGAAACTCAAAGAGTTCCACGAAAG CACTGCATCTTTCACAGCATTAGACAGAAACTATCTCACTCCCATTTTTACTTCTCAAAATGACGACCATGATGATGAGGATCCTG CAGATGAAGTGCCCCAAAATTCTAGAAGATCCAGAGGTTTCCGAGATCATGGGTGA
- the LOC109706398 gene encoding aspartyl protease family protein At5g10770-like, with protein MANNSIHFLFCLLVSSVLFDCSLINAGETRKHFHAIRLSLLKSLNSPCPSTFSGSNSNKLPVVQRRGPCSPLHGLEAPNHEEILHRDTARVNALHQSFPLSTTADQSAPASAPSPHSVTIPDGLGSALGTLDYVVTVGYGTPPKNFTVIFDTGSDISWIQCEPCVGQCYPQIDPLFNPSQSSTYTNISCDSAECSLVGGNCDDSNCMYAVQYGDGSYSAGYFAKETLSITPLHALKNFNFGCGEMNKGLFGGVAGLIGLGRGKVSLASQAAPIYGGAFSYCLPPFNREIGYLTIGNQLPPSDEVQYTPMITEPDAPSFYFVGLVGLKVGGRNLSIPQTVFTKVGTIIDSGTVATYLPPTAYSALRDEFRRWMTRYRMRPPYAIFDTCYNFTGLNTTACLAFAATSEAGEFSIIGNVQQRSMEVVYDLERSMIGFSQDSC; from the exons ATGGCTAATAATTCCATTCactttctcttttgtttgcttGTTTCTTCTGTTCTCTTCGATTGTTCGCTCATCAATGCAGGAGAAACACGGAAACATTTTCATGCGATCCGCCTCAGCTTGCTAAAGTCATTGAACAGCCCGTGCCCCTCAACCTTTTCAG GATCTAACAGCAACAAGTTACCAGTAGTCCAGAGGCGCGGTCCATGCTCCCCCTTGCACGGCTTGGAAGCCCCCAACCACGAAGAAATCCTCCACCGCGACACCGCCCGAGTCAACGCTCTCCACCAGAGTTTTCCTCTCTCTACCACTGCAGACCAGTCGGCCCCCGCCAGCGCTCCCTCGCCTCATAGTGTGACCATTCCTGACGGACTTGGTAGCGCGCTCGGTACACTCGACTACGTCGTCACTGTTGGATACGGCACACCCCCAAAGAACTTTACCGTGATCTTCGATACTGGTAGCGACATATCCTGGATCCAATGCGAGCCGTGTGTCGGCCAATGCTACCCCCAAATAGACCCTCTCTTCAACCCGTCCCAATCCTCCACATACACCAACATATCTTGCGATTCCGCCGAGTGCTCCTTAGTAGGAGGGAACTGTGATGACTCCAACTGCATGTATGCTGTCCAGTACGGCGACGGCTCCTATTCAGCTGGCTATTTTGCGAAGGAGACGCTCTCTATAACACCCTTGCATGCTCTCAAGAATTTCAATTTTGGGTGTGGTGAGatgaacaagggcttattcggCGGGGTCGCCGGGCTCATTGGATTGGGAAGAGGAAAGGTTTCTTTGGCCTCGCAAGCGGCGCCAATCTACGGCGGAGCCTTCTCCTACTGCCTCCCGCCTTTCAATCGTGAGATTGGATACTTAACAATCGGAAATCAGCTTCCACCTTCTGATGAGGTTCAGTACACACCGATGATAACCGAGCCAGATGCTCCGTCCTTCTACTTCGTGGGACTTGTTGGTCTCAAAGTGGGAGGAAGGAACCTTTCGATCCCGCAGACCGTCTTCACCAAGGTGGGAACTATTATCGACTCCGGCACGGTTGCCACTTACCTCCCACCAACTGCTTACTCAGCACTTCGCGATGAGTTCCGCCGGTGGATGACGAGATACAGAATGAGGCCACCCTATGCGATATTCGACACGTGCTACAACTTCACCGGATTGAATACGACT GCATGCTTGGCATTCGCAGCCACGAGTGAGGCCGGCGAATTCTCGATCATAGGGAATGTGCAGCAGCGGTCGATGGAGGTGGTCTACGACTTGGAGAGATCGATGATTGGATTCAGCCAAGATAGTTGCTGA